The following nucleotide sequence is from Candidatus Cloacimonadota bacterium.
AAGTGTCGGTATTATTGAAAATGAACTCAAACAATGTGGATTTGATATTTTGGAACAGATCAGAATTCAATACATTCCTGATGAAAAAACATTAACAAAAAAAAAAGAAAAACTATTGGATCAGCTTACAAAACTAACCATGTAACTCAAACAATCCTGTTTGAGAGAGCACAATCAAGATTGATTGTGATACGAATTATTCATTCTTGTTAGTTTTTGTTCGCTGTTAATTAAGAGGAGAAAAATAAAATGTCGAAAATTACTTTAAAAGGAAACGAGATCAATACTTCGGGAAATATTCCTGAAATTGGTTCGCCAGCAAAAGATTTTGTTTTAACAAAAACAGATCTTTCCGATGTAGGATTAAAAGATTTCAAAGGGAAAAAAATTGTGATGAATATTTTTCCGAGTTTGGATACCTCTGTTTGTGCAAATTCCGTTCGCAGATTCAACGAAGAAGCATCTAAATTGGAAAATACTGTTGTTCTCTGCATTTCCCGCGATCTTCCTTTTGCCCATAACAGGTTTTGTGAAGCCGAGGATCTGAAAGATGTGATTTCGTTGAGTGAATTAAGAAATCTCGATTTTGGAGAAGATTATGGTTTGAGGATCATAAATGGTCCGTTAGCAGGTCTTCTGGCAAGAGCGGTAATAGTTTTGGATGAAAATTTGAAAGTTATCTATACGGAACTTGTTCCTGAAATTGTTCAGGAACCGGATTATGAAAAAGCTTTGGAAAGTTTGTAGCCCCATCGTCCCGATGGGAATTGAAAAATTGTTAAACTATAAAAAATAATCTCATTATTTCGAAGTGAAAACCATCGGAACGATGGTGGTACAAAAAAGGAGGTCATTATGACAAAATTAAGAGAGATCTATTACTGCGAAAAATGTGGTAATGTCGTTGAAATCATGAATGAAGGAGCTCCGGCTTTAGTTTGCTGTGGAGTTCCAATGGTTAAGTTAGAAGCAAAAACCGAAGATGCTTCTACGGAAAAACATGTTCCTTATATCGAAGAAACAGAAAATGGTGTTCTGATCAAAATCGGTCAAAACC
It contains:
- a CDS encoding thiol peroxidase; the protein is MSKITLKGNEINTSGNIPEIGSPAKDFVLTKTDLSDVGLKDFKGKKIVMNIFPSLDTSVCANSVRRFNEEASKLENTVVLCISRDLPFAHNRFCEAEDLKDVISLSELRNLDFGEDYGLRIINGPLAGLLARAVIVLDENLKVIYTELVPEIVQEPDYEKALESL
- a CDS encoding desulfoferrodoxin, which codes for MTKLREIYYCEKCGNVVEIMNEGAPALVCCGVPMVKLEAKTEDASTEKHVPYIEETENGVLIKIGQNQEHPMLENHYIKFIEVLTGCKVYRKELKPGSKPQAEFPVKKDDIIEVREWCNLHGLWKS